Proteins from one Candidatus Auribacterota bacterium genomic window:
- a CDS encoding tetratricopeptide repeat protein, with protein MKRLLACAVVVGVMLLLPLFIGASLENPSLSEYFHLGNYYTVTEQFDLAITSNNAMIAKHPVTREAEHGWLGIGYCYQQLMLRSMAEFEKAKARGDVPKRELEEMTSRVNSNMNQALAAYQKVIAQFPASKAEAIIGVALTYAAFGSEKEAMAMRELKKVTDSYPEEAGRAHLLIGDTYAKNKEGVAAEQAYSLASVLYPEVASLALSKYADLKLDSEEYGNAVDTDTTIIQSLGIDGAYDDKYHFIGSIVQNAIEKRGQAERALESMDDELDSYRSVYTRYIGTNVGMAAQMKLAEALWYYGKSDDAAKILKQIMNDYPRSVWCVRATMLLAKLQGATKNAVETYQKLISTYPFSIHRVQAQFKLAEVHLAQAEKQEDPGEKKKLRAEAKNVCDGVIADYPLCAEGEQAKDFIAKNKL; from the coding sequence ATGAAAAGATTGCTGGCCTGTGCGGTGGTCGTCGGGGTGATGCTGTTGTTACCCCTGTTCATTGGGGCGAGCCTGGAGAACCCATCGCTCTCAGAGTATTTCCACCTCGGTAACTATTACACCGTCACGGAGCAGTTCGATCTCGCTATCACAAGTAACAATGCGATGATCGCCAAGCACCCGGTGACGAGGGAGGCTGAGCATGGCTGGCTCGGAATCGGGTATTGTTACCAGCAGCTCATGCTTCGCTCCATGGCTGAGTTCGAAAAGGCAAAGGCGAGGGGAGACGTCCCCAAGAGGGAACTTGAGGAGATGACCTCCCGGGTCAATTCAAATATGAATCAGGCTCTCGCGGCGTACCAGAAAGTCATCGCCCAATTCCCCGCATCGAAAGCTGAAGCGATAATCGGGGTCGCGCTCACCTACGCGGCGTTTGGTTCTGAAAAGGAAGCTATGGCAATGCGCGAGCTGAAAAAAGTTACCGATAGCTATCCTGAGGAGGCGGGGAGGGCGCATCTGCTCATCGGTGACACCTATGCAAAAAACAAAGAAGGCGTTGCGGCTGAACAGGCGTACAGTCTCGCATCTGTTTTATACCCGGAGGTCGCGTCTCTTGCCCTGTCGAAGTATGCCGACCTTAAGCTGGATTCAGAGGAGTACGGGAATGCCGTGGATACCGACACGACGATTATTCAATCACTTGGCATTGACGGCGCCTATGACGATAAATACCACTTCATAGGGTCCATAGTGCAGAACGCCATAGAGAAGCGTGGCCAGGCCGAACGCGCGCTGGAGAGTATGGATGATGAGCTCGACAGCTATCGATCCGTGTATACGCGATACATCGGGACTAACGTGGGGATGGCCGCGCAGATGAAGCTGGCGGAGGCATTATGGTACTACGGGAAGAGCGATGATGCGGCAAAGATACTGAAGCAGATCATGAATGACTACCCGCGGAGCGTCTGGTGCGTGAGAGCGACGATGCTCCTCGCAAAGTTACAGGGTGCTACCAAGAACGCAGTGGAGACCTATCAGAAGCTCATCAGCACCTACCCGTTCAGTATCCATCGGGTACAGGCGCAGTTTAAGCTCGCCGAGGTCCATCTGGCTCAGGCTGAAAAGCAGGAGGATCCCGGAGAGAAGAAGAAGCTGAGAGCCGAGGCCAAGAATGTCTGCGATGGGGTCATTGCGGATTACCCCCTGTGCGCCGAGGGTGAACAGGCAAAGGATTTCATCGCCAAGAATAAGCTCTAG
- the rpmB gene encoding 50S ribosomal protein L28, translating into MSRICEICGKHPAAGRKMKRRGLAKIKGGVGRRITGVTKRRFMPNLQTVRTLIKGKPRRILVCTGCLKAGKVVKAA; encoded by the coding sequence ATGTCCAGAATATGTGAGATCTGCGGGAAACATCCGGCAGCCGGGAGGAAGATGAAGAGACGCGGCCTCGCGAAGATCAAAGGCGGCGTTGGTCGACGCATCACGGGCGTCACGAAGCGCCGCTTCATGCCCAACCTTCAAACCGTCCGTACCCTGATCAAGGGGAAGCCCAGAAGAATATTGGTATGTACCGGTTGCCTCAAGGCCGGCAAGGTTGTCAAGGCGGCGTAG
- the recG gene encoding ATP-dependent DNA helicase RecG — protein sequence MQDLSQVKAQYVKGVGPRRSELLSALGIQSVIDLLQHYPRRYEDRRQIRRIAQLETGREETIQGKVLAIGTKRVSRTLTIVQAAVSDGSGTVYATWFNQPYMQSRFKNGQELILTGKVQRRGQMEILSPEFEILSGQSDDLLHTGRIVPLYPLSEHLTQRTMRRIIHACLENYAESVPELLEPALRRERDLCQISDALRNIHFPESPAALEQARRRLVFDEFLHMQLAILLKRKQLAEIPGSSKKGGELVRRFLESLPFTLTRAQERVIAEVRADMERTRPMNRLLQGDVGSGKTVVAVVALLIALDAGYQGVLMVPTEILAEQHWTTLRALLSPLGIKPSLLIGEMSATEKAAVRGAVRSDEPLIVVGTHALIQEEVEFSRLGVVIVDEQHKFGVSQRAHLKAKGENPDFMVMTATPIPRTLALTLYGDLDISVLDKMPPGRGTVTTRWVLPEKIGDAYAFIRSEALKGRQAYIVYPLIDESEKLPLGAASTMAEQLKKQQFCDLSVGLIHGRMIREEREGVMSNFRAGLIQVLVATSVIEVGLDVPNACVMLVEHAERFGLSQLHQMRGRIGRGRERSYFLFSGQPGAEEGRRRLEALCATNDGFQIAEMDLDLRGPGEFFSGRQHGGPDLRLANLFKDEGLLKLARETAARIAAEDRMLKMESHRGLRELLIKKYRGKFFLGITG from the coding sequence ATGCAGGATTTGAGCCAGGTAAAGGCGCAGTACGTGAAGGGAGTGGGCCCGCGTCGCTCCGAACTGCTCAGCGCGCTCGGCATTCAGAGCGTGATCGACCTGCTCCAGCATTACCCCCGGCGCTATGAAGACCGGAGGCAGATCCGGCGGATCGCGCAGCTTGAGACCGGGAGGGAAGAAACGATACAGGGGAAGGTGCTCGCGATCGGCACCAAGCGGGTGAGCAGAACGCTCACCATCGTCCAGGCTGCCGTGAGCGATGGCAGCGGTACCGTGTACGCCACCTGGTTCAACCAGCCGTATATGCAGTCCCGGTTCAAAAACGGGCAGGAGCTGATACTCACCGGCAAGGTGCAGCGTCGCGGACAGATGGAAATTCTTTCGCCTGAATTTGAGATTTTGAGCGGGCAGAGCGACGACCTGCTGCACACGGGCCGCATCGTGCCCCTCTATCCATTGAGCGAGCATCTCACACAGCGAACCATGAGGCGGATCATTCATGCCTGTCTTGAGAACTATGCCGAGTCTGTTCCGGAGCTGCTTGAACCAGCGCTGAGAAGAGAACGCGACCTCTGCCAGATCTCGGACGCGCTCAGGAATATCCACTTTCCGGAGAGCCCGGCGGCGCTGGAGCAGGCGAGGAGGCGGCTTGTGTTCGATGAGTTTCTCCACATGCAGCTTGCGATTCTTCTGAAAAGGAAACAGCTCGCGGAGATTCCCGGCTCGTCTAAGAAGGGAGGGGAGCTTGTCCGGCGCTTTCTGGAATCGCTCCCGTTCACGCTCACCCGCGCGCAGGAAAGGGTAATCGCAGAAGTACGCGCTGACATGGAGCGGACGCGTCCAATGAACCGCCTCCTCCAGGGAGACGTGGGGTCGGGGAAGACCGTAGTCGCGGTCGTCGCGCTGCTCATTGCACTCGATGCGGGATATCAGGGCGTGCTCATGGTCCCCACTGAGATTCTCGCAGAGCAGCACTGGACGACTCTCCGCGCACTGCTCTCCCCGCTGGGGATCAAGCCTTCCCTCCTGATAGGAGAGATGAGCGCGACTGAGAAGGCTGCGGTGCGCGGAGCAGTCCGCTCGGATGAACCATTGATCGTCGTGGGGACACACGCACTGATTCAGGAAGAAGTTGAGTTCTCACGGCTCGGCGTGGTGATCGTGGATGAGCAGCACAAATTCGGGGTGTCCCAGAGGGCCCATCTCAAGGCGAAGGGAGAGAATCCTGATTTTATGGTTATGACGGCGACGCCCATTCCCCGGACGCTCGCGCTCACGCTTTATGGAGACCTGGACATTTCAGTGCTCGATAAGATGCCGCCCGGCCGCGGGACCGTCACGACGCGATGGGTCCTGCCGGAGAAGATAGGGGACGCATATGCCTTTATCAGGAGCGAGGCACTTAAGGGACGCCAGGCGTACATCGTGTATCCGCTCATCGACGAGAGCGAAAAGCTCCCCCTCGGCGCCGCGAGCACTATGGCGGAACAGCTCAAGAAGCAGCAGTTCTGCGATCTGAGCGTGGGATTGATACACGGCAGAATGATCCGCGAGGAGCGGGAGGGCGTGATGAGCAATTTCCGTGCTGGTCTCATACAGGTGCTGGTTGCAACCTCCGTGATCGAGGTGGGGCTCGATGTGCCGAACGCGTGCGTCATGCTGGTCGAGCACGCTGAACGATTCGGCCTCTCTCAGCTTCACCAGATGCGGGGGAGGATTGGGCGGGGCCGCGAGCGTTCATACTTCCTCTTCAGCGGGCAGCCCGGGGCAGAGGAGGGGAGGAGGAGGCTTGAGGCATTGTGCGCCACGAACGACGGTTTCCAGATCGCCGAAATGGATCTCGATCTCCGGGGGCCGGGTGAATTTTTCAGCGGCCGTCAGCACGGAGGACCCGACCTGAGGCTGGCCAATCTCTTTAAGGACGAGGGACTGCTGAAGCTCGCCCGCGAGACCGCCGCGCGCATTGCCGCCGAGGACCGGATGCTGAAAATGGAATCGCACCGGGGCCTGAGGGAGCTGCTCATAAAAAAGTACAGAGGGAAATTCTTCCTCGGAATCACCGGATGA